The Electrophorus electricus isolate fEleEle1 chromosome 15, fEleEle1.pri, whole genome shotgun sequence genome segment CCgtgttttacatatattacaaaTCATTGCGAAAAGTGTGATGCAGCGCACAGCAAAGTAATCACGTTGTGATGGCCATACCTTTGAGCTCTCAAATGTTAATGGTCTTGTTTGTCTTGTTCCGTGTGGCCCAGTGTAAATGGCGTTAGTCATGTTCTGTGaggagctgtgctgtgctgtgctgcgcTGCGCTGCTCACggtgttgtgctgtgtttccGTACAGAGGCGCTGTGCTGGCCCATGCTGCTGTCCACCTTCAGCCACTACTCGCTCTTGCACATGGCAGCCAACATGTATGTGCTGTGGAGCTTCTCCTCCAGCATCGTCAACCTGATGGGCAGGGAGCAGTTCATGGCTGTCTACCTGTCTGCAGgtattgcctgtgtgtgtgtgtgtgtgtgtgtgtgtgtgtgtggcagtgttggGTGTTACGCTGTGCCATGCTGCTGTTTGACATCTGTCGATTTTGTCCTCAGGCGTGATCTCCACGTTTGTCAGTTACGTGTGTAAAACGGCTACAGGACGCCTGGGACCATCGCTGGGCGCTGTAAGTGTTACAGTCACCTGTAAAGCCTTTTAGCCTCAAAGTCAACAGCACAATCTCTGCTCTGTTGAACATGTGGCACTGTTGACATTAAGCATCTCTCAGTCAGGGGCCATAATGACCGTGCTGGCGGCTGTGTGCACCAAGATGCCAGAAGCGAAGCTGGCTGTGATCTTCCTCCCAATATACACCTTCTCTGCTGGAAACGTAAGCCACACACCCCCCAGTCATAAACGCCAGTACACATGTGGAAAGAAACCTCAGTTAGTCAAATCACCATCAGGGAAAATGCCAGTCGCAAGCGAAAGGCTTGCTGGTGTATTTGAAAACgtgagaaatgtttttatagtacatcaaagtaacattttacttgtaatcacattattttaaaatgaactgctattttttttttacaaagttttttttacaataattatACCAAACTAAGTAAATAACTATAGTATTTATTCACATATATTGCAGTATTATAAATGTCCTTGTATAATTAGTTATTGAAGATTAAGTACACAGTTGGAAGGCAGCATTCACATTTGCCATGTCCTTATGATGCTGCACTCTAATGCAGGCGCTCAAAGCTATTGTTGCCCTGGATACAACAGGCTTGATAATGGGATGGCGGTTCTTTGACCATGCAGCTCATTTAGGAGGAGCTCTGTTCGGCATGTAAGTcatagtaatcagaaagttatACACTCACTTTCGTGCACTTTTTACATATTGGTCTTTCTCCTCGTTTGTGTAAGCGTGTTCTTTGTGTGCCTTTCTGCTTATATGTGCACGcttatgttttaaatgtgtatgcatCTATACTCCTGTGTGCTTATCgtgtggctgcatgtgtgtgtttgtgtgcatttgtgtgtgtaggtggtatATCCTCTATGGGCATGAGCTGATCTGGAAGAACCGGGAGCCACTCGTGAAGTTGTGGCACAACTTCAGAACACGGGGCCCTGGCACTGGGGGCAGCGGCTCCCTCTAGGGAACTGGAGGACAGATGGCGGGGAGCAGCCATAGCAAGAGAGGAgacgagaacacacacaca includes the following:
- the LOC113588545 gene encoding presenilins-associated rhomboid-like protein, mitochondrial isoform X2; the protein is MWLSQGGKESRVKEGSRTSRDAAQAGAESTDGATHATPSWEVVRQTGQTAGVHCGGCSFGAAAIWQYESLKYRVQSYFNEVRADWLDKLRPQKHGDLRKQVNQWWNSLSEGQRSVTGIIVANALVFCCWRIPVLQHAMVKYFTSDPASKALCWPMLLSTFSHYSLLHMAANMYVLWSFSSSIVNLMGREQFMAVYLSAGVISTFVSYVCKTATGRLGPSLGASGAIMTVLAAVCTKMPEAKLAVIFLPIYTFSAGNALKAIVALDTTGLIMGWRFFDHAAHLGGALFGMWYILYGHELIWKNREPLVKLWHNFRTRGPGTGGSGSL